A stretch of Cupriavidus necator DNA encodes these proteins:
- a CDS encoding N-acetylmuramoyl-L-alanine amidase, which yields MLIKRLATDRPDGPDGLLQARRKWMAQALKLGAGTAVLTLAGPQIAFGAGIVAVRVWPAEDYTRVTIESDSPLAAVHQMIRDPDRLVVDIDGLDLSPTLRELVAKITPNDPYIQTVRVGQNRPRVVRMVFDLKENVAPQVFTLAPIGSYRNRLVFDLYPVNPPDPLWKLVRDTEEKQRRFATSDPAPGNDGIAGAPAGAEEDAIGALVRRFDEKGEVPPTTAPLPPPVASARPRPSAPPVPSPNAPVVPPVARDNPTAERPFKMRRLLTVAIDPGHGGEDPGAIGAAGSREKDVVLQIAHRLRAKIDAQPNMRAMMTRDADFFVPLNVRVQKARRVQADLFVSIHADAFLSPEARGASVFALSERGASSTAARWLANKENASDLIGGANMGNKDAQVARVLLDLSTTAQINDSLQVGKAVLGEIGGINKLHKGSVEQAGFAVLKAPDIPSILIETAFISNPEEERKLNDNAHQEQLANAILKGIRSYFARNPPLSKNPSV from the coding sequence ATGCTGATCAAGCGACTTGCCACCGACCGCCCCGATGGACCCGACGGCCTGCTGCAGGCGCGCCGCAAATGGATGGCGCAGGCACTGAAGCTGGGCGCGGGCACGGCCGTGCTGACCCTGGCCGGCCCGCAGATCGCGTTTGGCGCCGGCATCGTCGCGGTGCGCGTATGGCCGGCCGAGGACTACACCCGCGTCACCATCGAATCCGATTCCCCGCTGGCCGCCGTGCACCAGATGATCCGCGACCCCGACCGGCTGGTGGTGGACATCGACGGCCTGGACCTGTCGCCCACGCTGCGCGAGCTGGTGGCCAAGATCACCCCGAACGACCCCTATATCCAGACCGTGCGCGTCGGCCAGAACCGCCCGCGCGTGGTCCGCATGGTGTTCGACCTGAAGGAAAACGTGGCGCCGCAGGTGTTCACGCTGGCGCCGATCGGCAGCTACCGCAACCGCCTGGTGTTCGACCTGTACCCGGTCAATCCGCCCGATCCGCTGTGGAAGCTGGTGCGCGACACCGAGGAAAAGCAGCGCCGCTTCGCCACCTCGGACCCGGCGCCGGGCAACGATGGCATCGCCGGCGCGCCGGCCGGTGCCGAGGAAGACGCGATCGGCGCGCTGGTGCGCCGCTTCGACGAGAAGGGCGAGGTGCCGCCCACCACCGCGCCGCTGCCGCCGCCGGTGGCCTCGGCCCGGCCCAGGCCGTCGGCACCGCCGGTGCCGAGCCCCAATGCCCCGGTGGTGCCGCCGGTCGCACGCGACAATCCCACTGCCGAACGGCCCTTCAAGATGCGCCGCCTGCTGACCGTGGCGATCGATCCCGGCCATGGCGGCGAAGACCCGGGCGCGATCGGCGCCGCCGGCTCGCGCGAGAAAGACGTGGTGCTGCAGATCGCGCACCGCCTGCGCGCCAAGATCGATGCCCAGCCCAATATGCGCGCGATGATGACGCGCGACGCCGACTTCTTCGTGCCGCTGAACGTGCGCGTGCAGAAGGCGCGCCGGGTGCAGGCCGACCTGTTCGTATCGATCCACGCCGATGCCTTCCTGTCGCCCGAGGCACGCGGCGCGTCAGTGTTCGCGCTGTCCGAGCGCGGCGCCTCCAGTACCGCGGCTCGCTGGCTAGCCAACAAGGAAAACGCTTCCGACCTGATCGGCGGCGCCAACATGGGCAACAAGGATGCGCAGGTGGCGCGCGTGCTGCTGGACCTGTCCACCACCGCGCAGATCAATGACAGCCTGCAGGTCGGCAAGGCCGTGCTGGGCGAGATCGGCGGCATCAACAAGCTGCACAAGGGCAGCGTCGAGCAGGCCGGGTTTGCGGTGCTGAAGGCGCCGGATATCCCGTCGATCCTGATCGAGACGGCCTTTATCAGCAATCCGGAAGAAGAGCGCAAGCTCAACGATAACGCGCACCAGGAGCAGCTGGCCAATGCCATCCTGAAGGGGATCCGGTCGTACTTCGCGCGCAATCCGCCGCTGTCGAAGAATCCGTCAGTGTGA
- the tsaE gene encoding tRNA (adenosine(37)-N6)-threonylcarbamoyltransferase complex ATPase subunit type 1 TsaE: MPLLEERTLTLPDEAATARLGAALAAAVQAMPPRTVHVQLSGDLGAGKTTLTRTILRALGHAGKVRSPTYTLCEPYEVARADGSPLTVYHFDLYRFADPEEWIDAGFRDCFAEPAFNLVEWPEKAGRLLGEPDLHMLLQSDMAGADDAGERRIATMRAYTHTGLTLLNAC, encoded by the coding sequence ATGCCCTTGCTCGAAGAACGCACCCTGACGCTGCCCGACGAAGCCGCCACCGCGCGCCTGGGCGCCGCGCTGGCCGCCGCCGTGCAGGCCATGCCGCCGCGCACGGTGCATGTGCAGCTGTCCGGCGACCTGGGCGCCGGCAAGACCACGCTGACGCGCACGATCCTGCGCGCGCTCGGCCATGCGGGCAAGGTCCGCAGCCCCACCTACACGCTGTGCGAGCCCTACGAGGTGGCCCGCGCCGACGGCTCGCCGCTGACCGTCTACCACTTCGACCTGTACCGCTTTGCCGATCCCGAAGAGTGGATCGACGCGGGTTTTCGCGACTGCTTCGCCGAACCGGCCTTCAACCTGGTCGAGTGGCCGGAAAAGGCCGGCCGCCTGCTCGGGGAACCGGATCTCCATATGTTGCTCCAATCGGACATGGCCGGGGCGGATGATGCCGGCGAGCGGCGGATCGCGACGATGCGCGCCTATACTCACACTGGACTTACCCTGCTGAACGCATGCTGA